One genomic segment of Stigmatopora argus isolate UIUO_Sarg chromosome 1, RoL_Sarg_1.0, whole genome shotgun sequence includes these proteins:
- the LOC144079760 gene encoding IQ motif and SEC7 domain-containing protein 1-like isoform X4, whose protein sequence is MDKPSVWRAVVSSTDPRRIRDPGSHPSRPGSAIGYRLYDIVEGDGRSNESGPSLDEGAGYGPGPVTHGSVISPDRFDSALYSHGIQPGPQRPRRPKLQHSQSILRKQAEEEAIKRSRSLSESYELSADLQDKQVEMLERKYGGRFITRHAARTIQTAFRQYQMNKNFERLRSSMSENRMSRRIVLSNMRMQLSFEGAEKVHSSYFEGRQVSMTEDGTPLSMLQTECGDIQVHQQANMASHAPTQGDLTDAITELEDAFSRQVKSLAESIDDALNCRSLQGDDGPDPEVGREVPYQVKPHRRAAGHHQDDSMASYSDVTLFIDEDDMSPPIALSRSGEHPPGIESDMRLRSFNSSQDYWPIDPKDEGRDTDTSCRSTPSLECQEQRLRMDHLPLLTIEPPSDSSADLSDRSERGSVKRPPVYETHGHIVTSSQASPKHISHGPPPRAQSRDDDAPLRHRHRQLESHLAINGSANRQSKSESDFSDGDNDSANSTSNSNDTINCSSESSSRDSLREQTLSKQTYHKETRNSWDSPIFSNDVIRKRHYRIGLNLFNKKPEKGIQYLTERGFIPDTPVGVAHFLLQRKGLSRQMIGEFLGNRQKQFNRDVLDCVVDEMDFQSMELDEALRKFQNHIRVQGEAQKVERLIEAFSQRYCICNPTVVRQFRNPDTIFILAFAIILLNTDMYSPNVKPERKMKLEDFIKNLRGVDDGEDIPRETLVGIYERIRKRELKTNEDHVSQVQKVEKLIVGKKPIGSLHHGLGCVLSLPHRRLVCYCRLFEVPDPNKLQKLGLHQREIFLFNDLLVVTKIFQKKKNSVTYSFRQSFSLYGMQVMLFENQYYPNGIRLTSAIPGADIKVLINFNAPNPQDRKKFTDDLRESIAEVQEMEKYRIESELEKQKGVVRPSMSQSSGLKKEAGNGSMNRASLDDTYTMGEGLKRSALSSSLRDLSEAGKRGRRSSAGSLDSNMEGSIINSPHTRRRAATPREGASREHPSLPNSASTSILGSLFGSKRGKPSTQSHSPYPSPGQPTLISHKPHPTNLHHTAQVVHSVQAPHHAHHPQYCQVPQNPPPYHHHHHYHPPPHTQYHKHPAYSSHAHQHSHYSQHSHHTSHSQHTSHPHSSQQAGTAPGGPKSKHSGISTVV, encoded by the exons TGTGGAAGGAGATGGACGGTCCAACGAGAGTGGCCCTTCTCTAGATGAAGGAGCAGGTTATGGACCGGGTCCGGTGACTCACGGGTCAGTCATCAGCCCGGATCGCTTTGATAGCGCCCTCTACAGCCACGGCATTCAGCCTGGGCCTCAGAGACCCCGGCGACCGAAGCTCCAGCACTCCCAGTCCATCCTTCGGAAACAAGCAGAGGAGGAGGCCATCAAGCGCTCCCGCTCGCTATCAGAGAGCTATGAGCTCTCTGCTGATCTCCAGGATAAGCAG GTGGAAATGCTGGAGCGCAAATATGGAGGACGATTCATAACTCGGCATGCGGCTCGCACGATCCAAACTGCCTTTCGCCAGTATCAAATGAACAAGAATTTTGAACGTCTCAGGAGCTCTATGTCCGAGAATCGCATGTCCAGACGCATCGTTCTCTCCAACATGAGGATGCAGCTGTCATTCGAGGGTGCCGAGAAAGTGCACAGCTCCTACTTTGAAGGGAGACAGGTGTCCATGACGGAGGATGGCACCCCATTATCCATGTTGCAGACTGAATGTGGGGATATTCAGGTCCATCAGCAGGCTAATATGGCCTCTCATGCACCCACGCAGGGTGATTTGACAGATGCCATCACGGAACTAGAGGACGCTTTCTCCAGGCAGGTCAAATCCCTGGCCGAGTCCATCGATGATGCACTGAACTGCCGCAGCCTTCAGGGAGATGATGGTCCAGACCCTGAGGTGGGTAGGGAGGTCCCATATCAAGTGAAGCCTCACCGAAGGGCAGCTGGACACCATCAGGATGACTCCATGGCATCTTATAGCGACGTCACACTCTTCATCGACGAGGATGACATGTCACCTCCCATTGCTCTGTCGAGGTCGGGAGAACACCCTCCTGGTATTGAATCGGACATGCGCTTGCGATCATTCAACTCCTCCCAAGACTACTGGCCTATTGACCCTAAAGATGAAGGTCGCGATACGGATACAAGCTGCCGTAGCACTCCTTCTCTTGAGTGCCAAGAGCAACGTCTGAGAATGGACCATCTTCCTTTGCTGACTATAGAACCTCCTAGCGACAGTTCTGCGGATCTAAGCGATCGTTCTGAGCGGGGCTCGGTCAAAAGACCACCTGTGTACGAAACGCATGGCCACATTGTAACATCCTCCCAAGCAAGCCCCAAACATATATCCCACGGACCCCCGCCGCGAGCACAGTCCCGCGACGACGACGCCCCGCTACGTCACCGACACCGCCAGCTGGAGAGCCACCTAGCTATCAATGGCTCGGCTAACCGTCAGAGCAAGTCGGAGTCTGACTTTTCAGATGGTGACAACGACAGCGCCAACAGcacatcaaattcaaatgacacTATCAACTGTAGTTCTGAGTCCTCGTCGAGGGACAGCCTACGAGAACAGACGCTGAGCAAGCAAACTTACCACAAAGAGACTCGAAACAGCTGGGATTCGCCCATCTTTAGCAACGACGTGATTCGTAAGAGACATTACCGCATCGGCTTGAATCTCTTCAACAA GAAGCCAGAGAAGGGCATCCAGTACTTGACTGAGAGGGGCTTCATTCCTGACACACCAGTTGGTGTTGCTCACTTCTTGCTGCAAAGGAAAGGCCTGAGCCGGCAGATGATTGGAGAATTCCTAGGAAATCGACAGAAACAGTTCAACAGGGATGTTTTGGA CTGTGTGGTAGATGAAATGGACTTCCAGAGCATGGAGTTGGATGAAGCCCTCAGAAAATTTCAAAACCACATCCGTGTCCAGGGAGAAGCCCAGAAGGTGGAGCGTCTCATTGAAGCTTTCAG CCAGCGTTACTGCATCTGCAACCCTACTGTGGTGCGGCAATTTCGAAATCCTGACACGATCTTTATCCTGGCTTTCGCCATTATCCTCCTCAACACAGACATGTACAGCCCGAACGTCAAACCTGAGAGAAAGATGAAGCTGGAAGACTTCATCAAGAATTTAAGag GTGTGGATGATGGTGAGGATATTCCCAGGGAGACTCTTGTTGGAATCTATGAAAGGATCCGTAAGCGGGAGCTGAAGACCAACGAAGACCATGTGTCGCAGGTTCAGAAGGTTGAGAAGCTCATTGTTGGAAAGAAACCA ATTGGATCACTCCATCATGGCCTTGGATGT GTTCTATCGCTGCCCCATCGCCGTTTGGTGTGTTACTGCCGTCTCTTTGAAGTGCCAGATCCAAACAAGCTTCAAAAACTGGGCCTGCATCAGAGGGAGATCTTCCTGTTCAATGACCTCCTTGTG GTCACGAAGATTTTTCAGAAAAAGAAGAACTCGGTGACGTACAGCTTCAGACAGTCCTTCTCTCTCTATGGAATGCAAGTTATGCTGTTTGAAAACCAGT ATTACCCAAATGGAATCAGACTTACGTCAGCCATCCCAGGTGCGGACATCAAAGTCCTTATCAACTTTAATGCGCCCAACCCCCAGGACCGTAAGAAGTTCACAGATGACCTGCGAGAGTCTATCGCTGAGGTTCaggaaatggaaaaatacaggATAGAGT CTGAGCTTGAGAAGCAGAAAGGGGTTGTAAGACCCAGCATGTCGCAGAGCTCCGGCCTGAAAAAAGAGGCTGGTAATGGTAGCATGAACCGTGCTAGTCTGGATGACACTTATACCATGGGTGAAGGTCTGAAGAGGAGTGCCCTCAGCAGCTCTCTGCGAGATCTCTCCGAAGCAG GCAAGCGGGGGCGTCGCAGCAGTGCAGGATCACTAGACAGCAATATGGAA GGGTCCATCATTAACAGCCCGCACACACGCCGAAGAGCTGCCACCCCGCGTGAGGGCGCATCCCGCGAGCATCCCTCCCTTCCCAACTCTGCATCCACCTCGATCCTCGGGTCGCTGTTTGGCAGCAAGAGAGGCAAACCGTCCACGCAGAGCCACAGTCCTTACCCCTCGCCAGGCCAGCCCACACTCATATCCCACAAGCCCCACCCAACCAACCTGCACCACACAGCGCAGGTGGTGCACAGCGTGCAGGCGCCGCACCACGCCCACCACCCGCAGTACTGTCAGGTCCCTCAGAACCCGCCACCgtaccaccaccatcaccactacCACCCGCCGCCCCACACGCAGTACCACAAGCACCCCGCCTACTCCTCACACGCGCATCAGCACAGCCATTACAGCCAGCATTCCCACCACACCTCCCACTCCCAGCACACTTCGCATCCCCATAGTAGCCAGCAAGCAGGCACAGCGCCCGGAGGGCCGAAAAGTAAACACAGTGGCATCAGCACCGTAGTGTGA
- the LOC144079760 gene encoding IQ motif and SEC7 domain-containing protein 1-like isoform X2 — translation MDSPGTENPGRAAEYLQELNKIIETQQELLERQRARIDELERQVCDLCTENGCLKERHQRHLASCRLLQGADSPHSLGAIQEHITHDKSDSDASKIVSVEGDGRSNESGPSLDEGAGYGPGPVTHGSVISPDRFDSALYSHGIQPGPQRPRRPKLQHSQSILRKQAEEEAIKRSRSLSESYELSADLQDKQVEMLERKYGGRFITRHAARTIQTAFRQYQMNKNFERLRSSMSENRMSRRIVLSNMRMQLSFEGAEKVHSSYFEGRQVSMTEDGTPLSMLQTECGDIQVHQQANMASHAPTQGDLTDAITELEDAFSRQVKSLAESIDDALNCRSLQGDDGPDPEVGREVPYQVKPHRRAAGHHQDDSMASYSDVTLFIDEDDMSPPIALSRSGEHPPGIESDMRLRSFNSSQDYWPIDPKDEGRDTDTSCRSTPSLECQEQRLRMDHLPLLTIEPPSDSSADLSDRSERGSVKRPPVYETHGHIVTSSQASPKHISHGPPPRAQSRDDDAPLRHRHRQLESHLAINGSANRQSKSESDFSDGDNDSANSTSNSNDTINCSSESSSRDSLREQTLSKQTYHKETRNSWDSPIFSNDVIRKRHYRIGLNLFNKKPEKGIQYLTERGFIPDTPVGVAHFLLQRKGLSRQMIGEFLGNRQKQFNRDVLDCVVDEMDFQSMELDEALRKFQNHIRVQGEAQKVERLIEAFSQRYCICNPTVVRQFRNPDTIFILAFAIILLNTDMYSPNVKPERKMKLEDFIKNLRGVDDGEDIPRETLVGIYERIRKRELKTNEDHVSQVQKVEKLIVGKKPIGSLHHGLGCVLSLPHRRLVCYCRLFEVPDPNKLQKLGLHQREIFLFNDLLVVTKIFQKKKNSVTYSFRQSFSLYGMQVMLFENQYYPNGIRLTSAIPGADIKVLINFNAPNPQDRKKFTDDLRESIAEVQEMEKYRIESELEKQKGVVRPSMSQSSGLKKEAGNGSMNRASLDDTYTMGEGLKRSALSSSLRDLSEAGKRGRRSSAGSLDSNMEGSIINSPHTRRRAATPREGASREHPSLPNSASTSILGSLFGSKRGKPSTQSHSPYPSPGQPTLISHKPHPTNLHHTAQVVHSVQAPHHAHHPQYCQVPQNPPPYHHHHHYHPPPHTQYHKHPAYSSHAHQHSHYSQHSHHTSHSQHTSHPHSSQQAGTAPGGPKSKHSGISTVV, via the exons TGTGGAAGGAGATGGACGGTCCAACGAGAGTGGCCCTTCTCTAGATGAAGGAGCAGGTTATGGACCGGGTCCGGTGACTCACGGGTCAGTCATCAGCCCGGATCGCTTTGATAGCGCCCTCTACAGCCACGGCATTCAGCCTGGGCCTCAGAGACCCCGGCGACCGAAGCTCCAGCACTCCCAGTCCATCCTTCGGAAACAAGCAGAGGAGGAGGCCATCAAGCGCTCCCGCTCGCTATCAGAGAGCTATGAGCTCTCTGCTGATCTCCAGGATAAGCAG GTGGAAATGCTGGAGCGCAAATATGGAGGACGATTCATAACTCGGCATGCGGCTCGCACGATCCAAACTGCCTTTCGCCAGTATCAAATGAACAAGAATTTTGAACGTCTCAGGAGCTCTATGTCCGAGAATCGCATGTCCAGACGCATCGTTCTCTCCAACATGAGGATGCAGCTGTCATTCGAGGGTGCCGAGAAAGTGCACAGCTCCTACTTTGAAGGGAGACAGGTGTCCATGACGGAGGATGGCACCCCATTATCCATGTTGCAGACTGAATGTGGGGATATTCAGGTCCATCAGCAGGCTAATATGGCCTCTCATGCACCCACGCAGGGTGATTTGACAGATGCCATCACGGAACTAGAGGACGCTTTCTCCAGGCAGGTCAAATCCCTGGCCGAGTCCATCGATGATGCACTGAACTGCCGCAGCCTTCAGGGAGATGATGGTCCAGACCCTGAGGTGGGTAGGGAGGTCCCATATCAAGTGAAGCCTCACCGAAGGGCAGCTGGACACCATCAGGATGACTCCATGGCATCTTATAGCGACGTCACACTCTTCATCGACGAGGATGACATGTCACCTCCCATTGCTCTGTCGAGGTCGGGAGAACACCCTCCTGGTATTGAATCGGACATGCGCTTGCGATCATTCAACTCCTCCCAAGACTACTGGCCTATTGACCCTAAAGATGAAGGTCGCGATACGGATACAAGCTGCCGTAGCACTCCTTCTCTTGAGTGCCAAGAGCAACGTCTGAGAATGGACCATCTTCCTTTGCTGACTATAGAACCTCCTAGCGACAGTTCTGCGGATCTAAGCGATCGTTCTGAGCGGGGCTCGGTCAAAAGACCACCTGTGTACGAAACGCATGGCCACATTGTAACATCCTCCCAAGCAAGCCCCAAACATATATCCCACGGACCCCCGCCGCGAGCACAGTCCCGCGACGACGACGCCCCGCTACGTCACCGACACCGCCAGCTGGAGAGCCACCTAGCTATCAATGGCTCGGCTAACCGTCAGAGCAAGTCGGAGTCTGACTTTTCAGATGGTGACAACGACAGCGCCAACAGcacatcaaattcaaatgacacTATCAACTGTAGTTCTGAGTCCTCGTCGAGGGACAGCCTACGAGAACAGACGCTGAGCAAGCAAACTTACCACAAAGAGACTCGAAACAGCTGGGATTCGCCCATCTTTAGCAACGACGTGATTCGTAAGAGACATTACCGCATCGGCTTGAATCTCTTCAACAA GAAGCCAGAGAAGGGCATCCAGTACTTGACTGAGAGGGGCTTCATTCCTGACACACCAGTTGGTGTTGCTCACTTCTTGCTGCAAAGGAAAGGCCTGAGCCGGCAGATGATTGGAGAATTCCTAGGAAATCGACAGAAACAGTTCAACAGGGATGTTTTGGA CTGTGTGGTAGATGAAATGGACTTCCAGAGCATGGAGTTGGATGAAGCCCTCAGAAAATTTCAAAACCACATCCGTGTCCAGGGAGAAGCCCAGAAGGTGGAGCGTCTCATTGAAGCTTTCAG CCAGCGTTACTGCATCTGCAACCCTACTGTGGTGCGGCAATTTCGAAATCCTGACACGATCTTTATCCTGGCTTTCGCCATTATCCTCCTCAACACAGACATGTACAGCCCGAACGTCAAACCTGAGAGAAAGATGAAGCTGGAAGACTTCATCAAGAATTTAAGag GTGTGGATGATGGTGAGGATATTCCCAGGGAGACTCTTGTTGGAATCTATGAAAGGATCCGTAAGCGGGAGCTGAAGACCAACGAAGACCATGTGTCGCAGGTTCAGAAGGTTGAGAAGCTCATTGTTGGAAAGAAACCA ATTGGATCACTCCATCATGGCCTTGGATGT GTTCTATCGCTGCCCCATCGCCGTTTGGTGTGTTACTGCCGTCTCTTTGAAGTGCCAGATCCAAACAAGCTTCAAAAACTGGGCCTGCATCAGAGGGAGATCTTCCTGTTCAATGACCTCCTTGTG GTCACGAAGATTTTTCAGAAAAAGAAGAACTCGGTGACGTACAGCTTCAGACAGTCCTTCTCTCTCTATGGAATGCAAGTTATGCTGTTTGAAAACCAGT ATTACCCAAATGGAATCAGACTTACGTCAGCCATCCCAGGTGCGGACATCAAAGTCCTTATCAACTTTAATGCGCCCAACCCCCAGGACCGTAAGAAGTTCACAGATGACCTGCGAGAGTCTATCGCTGAGGTTCaggaaatggaaaaatacaggATAGAGT CTGAGCTTGAGAAGCAGAAAGGGGTTGTAAGACCCAGCATGTCGCAGAGCTCCGGCCTGAAAAAAGAGGCTGGTAATGGTAGCATGAACCGTGCTAGTCTGGATGACACTTATACCATGGGTGAAGGTCTGAAGAGGAGTGCCCTCAGCAGCTCTCTGCGAGATCTCTCCGAAGCAG GCAAGCGGGGGCGTCGCAGCAGTGCAGGATCACTAGACAGCAATATGGAA GGGTCCATCATTAACAGCCCGCACACACGCCGAAGAGCTGCCACCCCGCGTGAGGGCGCATCCCGCGAGCATCCCTCCCTTCCCAACTCTGCATCCACCTCGATCCTCGGGTCGCTGTTTGGCAGCAAGAGAGGCAAACCGTCCACGCAGAGCCACAGTCCTTACCCCTCGCCAGGCCAGCCCACACTCATATCCCACAAGCCCCACCCAACCAACCTGCACCACACAGCGCAGGTGGTGCACAGCGTGCAGGCGCCGCACCACGCCCACCACCCGCAGTACTGTCAGGTCCCTCAGAACCCGCCACCgtaccaccaccatcaccactacCACCCGCCGCCCCACACGCAGTACCACAAGCACCCCGCCTACTCCTCACACGCGCATCAGCACAGCCATTACAGCCAGCATTCCCACCACACCTCCCACTCCCAGCACACTTCGCATCCCCATAGTAGCCAGCAAGCAGGCACAGCGCCCGGAGGGCCGAAAAGTAAACACAGTGGCATCAGCACCGTAGTGTGA